The Erigeron canadensis isolate Cc75 chromosome 4, C_canadensis_v1, whole genome shotgun sequence genome window below encodes:
- the LOC122597052 gene encoding uncharacterized protein LOC122597052, whose protein sequence is MRGFSLVSGLEMNTTKSNIFELNVDPNSIISTAGLIGCRAGQLPFDYLWLKMGANMNLCKNWLEVIDPFEGRLSSWEAKRLSLARRVTLIKSVLDSLPIYYLSIPKAPSKVIENLEKIRRRFLWGGAENSTKINWVCWTRVIAPKEEGGLGLGSLKHLSDSLLLTWWWRFHKETNLIWSQAIKAIHKSKNESSLGPKVKKDMAELNVDITQLITNENGVWTWEVTTRAPSQWHQHNMLLETLQQEQMNFTFHGANRSPVRYKNTESMFISIVEHLNDD, encoded by the exons ATGAGGGGATTTTCACTAGTGTCGGGGTTAGAAATGAATACAACAAAGAGTAACATATTTGAGCTTAATGTCGATCCAAATTCTATCATAAGTACTGCTGGTCTCATTGGATGTAGAGCAGGACAGTTGCCATTTGATTACCTTTGGTTGAAAATGGGGGCAAACATGAACCTGTGTAAAAACTGGCTTGAAGTAATTGATCCTTTTGAGGGTCGGCTGTCATCATGGGAAGCTAAAAGGTTGTCCCTAGCTAGGCGAGTTACTCTTATTAAATCCGTTCTCGATAGTTTGCCAATCTATTATCTATCAATTCCTAAGGCCCCATCAAAAGTCATTGAAAATCTAGAAAAGATTAGGAGAAGATTCCTATGGGGTGGGGCTGAAAATTCAACTAAGATTAATTGGGTGTGTTGGACACGAGTGATAGCTCCAAAGGAAGAAGGGGGTTTGGGACTCGGGTCGCTTAAACATTTAAGTGATAGCCTGTTGCTTACGTGGTGGTGGAGGTTTCACAAAGAAACAAATTTAATTTGGAGTCAAGCTATCAAAGCAATACATAAGAGCAAGAATGAATCTTCACTGGGTCCCAAAGTAAAAAAGGATATGGCTGaacttaatgtggatataacacaaCTCATTACAAATGAAAACGGTGTTTGGACTTGGGAGGTAACAACACGGGCTCCTTCTCAATGGCATCAGCACAATATGCTATTAGAAACGCTTCAGCAAGAGCAAATGAATTTCACTTTTCATGGAGCAAATAGGTCCCCGGTAAG gtacaagaacacaGAATCAATGTTTATAAGtatcgtagaacacttaaacgatgattga